From Chloroflexota bacterium, one genomic window encodes:
- the prfB gene encoding peptide chain release factor 2, which produces MKSWSVFDLASKEKEIAELEQRATMDGFWDDVEQAQQVMQHLARLKEEMEVWRNLSTRIRELQDLFSLAQQEDDQAMGEEIATEANKLAEELDKMEFRLAFSGPYDAKDAILSIHAGAGGTESQDWAAMLLRMYLRWAEENGYQTELLDTMPGEEAGIKSATVSIVGPYAYGYLKSERGVHRLVRLSPFDAAHRRHTSFALVEVIPDIEGEIQIDINPDDLRIDVFRAAGAGGQNVQKNATAVRITHIPTGIVAACQNERSQLQNRQMAMKVLRARLFALEEAKREEERAKLKGKHVSAGWGNQIRSYVLHPYHMVKDLRTGYETGNTDAVLDGHLEPFMKAYLQSTIGESQE; this is translated from the coding sequence ATCAAATCATGGAGCGTCTTTGACCTGGCCAGCAAGGAAAAGGAAATCGCTGAGCTGGAACAGCGCGCCACTATGGATGGCTTTTGGGATGATGTGGAGCAGGCACAGCAAGTGATGCAGCACCTGGCCAGGCTGAAGGAAGAAATGGAAGTATGGCGTAATCTTTCCACACGCATTCGGGAACTGCAGGATTTGTTCTCTCTAGCACAGCAGGAAGACGATCAGGCAATGGGAGAGGAGATAGCCACAGAAGCCAACAAGTTGGCAGAAGAGCTGGACAAAATGGAGTTCCGCCTGGCTTTCAGTGGGCCTTATGATGCAAAAGACGCCATCTTGTCTATTCACGCCGGGGCTGGGGGCACTGAGTCGCAAGACTGGGCAGCCATGCTGTTGCGCATGTACCTGCGCTGGGCGGAAGAAAATGGCTATCAGACAGAATTATTGGACACCATGCCCGGAGAAGAGGCGGGCATAAAAAGCGCTACAGTTTCTATTGTGGGACCGTATGCATATGGCTACTTGAAAAGCGAACGAGGAGTGCATCGTCTGGTGCGGCTGTCTCCCTTTGATGCCGCACATCGCCGACATACTTCTTTTGCATTAGTAGAGGTAATCCCCGATATCGAAGGCGAGATACAAATTGACATCAATCCAGATGATCTGCGCATAGATGTATTTCGTGCTGCAGGTGCTGGTGGACAAAATGTGCAGAAGAACGCCACGGCTGTGCGCATCACGCACATTCCGACAGGTATTGTGGCTGCTTGCCAAAACGAGCGCTCCCAGTTACAGAACCGTCAAATGGCGATGAAGGTCTTGCGCGCTCGGCTGTTTGCTCTCGAAGAGGCGAAGAGGGAAGAGGAGCGAGCCAAACTGAAGGGCAAACACGTTTCGGCAGGCTGGGGCAATCAGATCCGTTCCTACGTATTGCATCCGTACCACATGGTCAAAGACCTGCGTACCGGCTATGAAACGGGGAATACGGATGCGGTGCTCGATGGCCACCTAGAACCTTTCATGAAGGCTTACCTGCAGTCGACAATCGGCGAATCTCAAGAGTGA
- a CDS encoding sugar transferase, translated as MSLAQPLVTRRRRLYALTKRAFDLFSAALLLLLLLPLMCVIALVIKATSPGPSILVQERVGKGGKVFAFYKFRSMYNNSNNSEDERYARDYINGNHRVAAPRGGVFKPANDHRITPVGRLLRKTSLDELPQLFNVLKGDMSLVGPRPSMPYEVDVYKPWHFRRLEVLPGITGLAQIKGRSSLTFKEIVSIDIEYIERRSLRLDLEILLKTLPVVLSGRGAR; from the coding sequence CTGAGCTTGGCGCAGCCGTTGGTGACACGTCGCAGACGGCTATACGCTCTGACAAAAAGAGCGTTCGATCTCTTTAGTGCTGCTTTGCTCTTGCTCTTGTTGCTGCCACTGATGTGTGTCATTGCATTGGTGATTAAAGCTACTTCTCCCGGGCCATCCATTCTGGTGCAGGAGAGAGTAGGCAAGGGTGGCAAAGTCTTTGCTTTCTACAAGTTCCGTTCCATGTACAATAATTCGAATAATTCTGAGGACGAACGTTATGCACGGGACTATATCAATGGCAATCATCGCGTGGCAGCTCCCCGGGGTGGGGTGTTCAAGCCGGCTAATGATCATCGAATAACGCCAGTGGGCAGGTTATTGCGCAAGACCAGCTTGGATGAGTTGCCCCAGCTTTTCAATGTGTTAAAGGGGGATATGAGCCTCGTGGGACCACGTCCCTCCATGCCGTATGAAGTGGATGTGTACAAGCCATGGCATTTCCGACGTTTGGAAGTATTGCCTGGCATCACTGGCTTGGCCCAAATCAAGGGACGAAGCAGCTTGACTTTCAAGGAGATCGTGAGCATTGACATCGAGTACATCGAGCGACGTTCGCTCCGTCTCGATCTCGAGATCCTGCTCAAGACTTTGCCCGTGGTACTCTCGGGTCGTGGTGCCCGATGA
- a CDS encoding YedE-related selenium metabolism membrane protein — MSEKITTFFASRRGIVLAGVVIGVLAPLLQRLGNPPNMGICVACFERDIAGALGLHRAAVVQYIRPEIIGFVLGSLVAALLFREFKARAGSAPIVRFVLGVFAMIGALAFLGCPWRALLRLAGGDLNAILGLAGLATGIAIGVQFLKSGYDLGRSYRTYTAVGWIMPLLMVGLLLLLVFRPQFSPDGPIFFSKSGPGSLHAPLLISLSVGMIIGFLAQRTRFCTMGAMRDVILMGDTHLISGVGALLAIAVVTNLLLGQIRVGFIAQPVAHSNHLWNFLGMTLAGLAFALAGGCPGRQLFLAGEGDGDAAVFVLGMIVGAGFSHNFALAGRPDTVVEGAVKVGGFSTAGMAAIVLGLVVCLAIGFTMRQSE, encoded by the coding sequence ATGTCTGAAAAGATTACCACGTTTTTTGCCTCACGAAGGGGCATCGTTCTAGCCGGCGTTGTCATAGGCGTTTTGGCGCCGCTTCTGCAAAGGCTGGGCAACCCACCCAACATGGGTATCTGCGTGGCCTGCTTTGAGCGGGATATTGCAGGTGCTCTGGGGCTACACCGCGCTGCTGTCGTCCAGTACATCCGGCCGGAGATCATTGGCTTCGTGCTGGGTTCGTTGGTCGCCGCGCTCCTCTTCCGTGAGTTCAAAGCCCGCGCTGGCTCTGCTCCCATCGTGCGTTTTGTGCTGGGGGTATTTGCTATGATCGGCGCCCTGGCCTTTCTTGGCTGCCCCTGGCGTGCGCTGCTACGTTTAGCAGGCGGAGACCTTAACGCGATCCTTGGCCTGGCCGGCCTTGCCACAGGCATCGCTATCGGCGTGCAATTTCTCAAGTCAGGATATGATTTGGGGCGCTCCTATCGCACGTATACGGCCGTTGGCTGGATTATGCCCCTCTTGATGGTAGGTCTCTTGCTGTTGCTTGTCTTCCGACCACAGTTCAGCCCCGACGGGCCAATTTTCTTCAGCAAGAGTGGGCCTGGCTCGCTCCATGCTCCTTTGCTGATTTCCTTGAGCGTGGGTATGATTATTGGCTTTCTAGCACAGCGGACTCGCTTCTGCACCATGGGGGCAATGCGTGATGTCATCCTGATGGGAGATACCCATCTTATCAGTGGTGTAGGCGCGCTGCTGGCAATAGCTGTTGTCACCAATTTGTTGCTGGGACAAATCCGTGTTGGCTTCATTGCTCAGCCAGTTGCTCACAGCAATCACCTATGGAATTTTCTGGGCATGACGCTGGCAGGGCTGGCCTTTGCCCTGGCAGGTGGATGCCCTGGGCGCCAACTTTTCCTCGCGGGTGAAGGCGATGGAGATGCGGCGGTTTTTGTTTTGGGCATGATTGTTGGCGCTGGTTTCTCCCACAATTTCGCCCTGGCTGGCAGGCCTGATACAGTCGTAGAAGGTGCAGTGAAGGTTGGAGGTTTCTCCACCGCGGGAATGGCTGCCATCGTATTGGGCTTGGTGGTCTGCCTGGCCATTGGCTTTACCATGCGACAATCGGAATAG
- a CDS encoding sigma-70 family RNA polymerase sigma factor: MDEQALVAAARRGDTEAFNQLVLMYQTLLYNVAYRMLHDQDAAADATQEAFLSAFRCIKGFRGGSFKAWLLRIVMNACYDQLRVAQRRPSSSLDDLQVEPEHSALLTDNNESPEEYALRQDLGRAIQVGLDTLPADQRVTVILSDIQGFSYEEIAQVTGVSLGTVKSRLSRGRARLRDYLLHEQELLPKRYRLTGR; encoded by the coding sequence ATGGATGAGCAGGCTCTGGTCGCCGCGGCACGTCGTGGTGATACAGAGGCATTCAATCAGCTTGTTTTGATGTATCAAACGCTGCTCTACAACGTGGCTTATCGCATGCTGCATGATCAGGATGCAGCAGCGGATGCTACGCAAGAGGCGTTTCTTTCTGCTTTCCGCTGTATAAAAGGCTTCCGAGGCGGCTCTTTCAAAGCATGGCTGCTGCGTATTGTGATGAATGCGTGTTACGATCAGTTGCGAGTGGCACAACGCCGTCCTAGTTCCTCCCTGGACGATCTACAAGTCGAGCCCGAACACAGTGCGCTATTGACGGATAATAACGAGTCGCCAGAAGAATATGCATTGCGGCAGGATCTGGGCCGGGCTATCCAGGTTGGCCTGGACACTTTGCCTGCTGATCAGAGAGTTACCGTTATTCTATCAGACATTCAGGGGTTCAGTTATGAGGAAATCGCTCAGGTCACAGGCGTATCATTGGGCACAGTCAAATCACGACTGAGCCGAGGGCGGGCGCGGCTCCGGGATTACCTGCTGCATGAGCAGGAACTTTTGCCTAAACGCTATCGTCTTACAGGCAGATAG
- a CDS encoding beta-galactosidase, whose translation MHSIPTKHCTLIRFRVLLLIVCLSCLTFSVVPTSQAQAGAPGGDLPPFSIDPSLPSDIVVNAGQGLGQCHWLAAGIMAQPYISWGYDATEGASGWASVEPQPGVFNWAPLDAEINKARSLDKRIWLELLTTEGQTPQWAIDTGVVLIGSRGGTPVPWNETYQRLLRRAVHAMAARYDEDPTVDAINVMAGGCYGEMSICAREADTPAWEQAGYTDEKFIEAVKRILDIYLEEEYVWEDGSRTHGFLKTPVVLQLGGGLYGHTVAVIKPVVEYAVSKYGMRVWLKYNGLGGNHDMGWLYRDYATVTKVGYEAAGGQASFLDKPKQYMQIALAQHASYLCLQKAYLDIADSEWQEAREIAARYLGAQIFCQGIEAPKTVVAGQEYTFVTRWVNRGTVPLMRPERQGIKDIPASYDILIAFVDAASDSPVFEHRFTPAVPTTKWYTAQPIRIEKAVVIPPSVPAGEYDLRIALVNPDLSPEDAQRYFYLVNVSQHDGSGRYTLGHIAVRSEAMPTPAPSATPIPTVSPVYTGNPLIRFLRMIWEWLCSLIRYR comes from the coding sequence ATGCATTCCATTCCCACAAAACATTGCACCTTGATTCGCTTTCGCGTCCTGTTGCTTATTGTCTGTCTTTCCTGTTTGACTTTCAGTGTGGTGCCAACTTCCCAGGCTCAGGCTGGGGCTCCAGGTGGAGATCTGCCTCCCTTCTCGATCGATCCCAGTTTACCATCCGACATTGTGGTGAATGCTGGACAAGGTCTGGGGCAATGCCACTGGCTCGCGGCTGGAATTATGGCTCAACCCTATATCAGTTGGGGTTATGATGCCACAGAAGGGGCCAGTGGCTGGGCCTCGGTTGAGCCGCAACCAGGGGTCTTTAACTGGGCGCCTTTGGATGCAGAGATCAACAAAGCGCGTAGTCTGGACAAACGCATTTGGCTGGAACTGCTGACCACGGAGGGTCAGACGCCGCAATGGGCTATAGATACAGGAGTAGTACTCATCGGTTCACGTGGAGGCACACCTGTTCCCTGGAATGAAACTTACCAACGCTTGTTACGTCGGGCGGTGCACGCTATGGCAGCTCGCTACGATGAAGACCCCACCGTAGATGCTATCAACGTAATGGCAGGTGGATGTTACGGCGAAATGTCGATCTGTGCACGGGAGGCAGATACGCCAGCCTGGGAACAGGCTGGATACACGGACGAGAAATTCATTGAAGCGGTCAAGCGTATCCTTGATATTTATCTGGAAGAAGAATATGTGTGGGAGGATGGCAGCCGGACACATGGTTTTCTCAAGACTCCCGTTGTGCTCCAGCTTGGCGGAGGGCTTTATGGTCATACTGTCGCAGTTATCAAGCCAGTGGTAGAGTATGCCGTATCCAAGTATGGCATGCGTGTATGGCTGAAATACAATGGTTTGGGCGGCAATCACGACATGGGTTGGCTCTATCGAGATTATGCTACCGTTACCAAAGTGGGTTACGAGGCAGCAGGGGGACAAGCAAGTTTTCTGGACAAGCCCAAGCAGTACATGCAGATTGCTCTGGCACAACATGCGAGTTATCTCTGCCTGCAAAAAGCGTACTTGGATATCGCTGATTCGGAATGGCAGGAAGCACGCGAGATTGCGGCACGCTACCTGGGCGCGCAGATATTCTGTCAGGGCATCGAGGCACCTAAAACAGTAGTTGCCGGGCAGGAATATACGTTCGTTACCCGGTGGGTGAACCGTGGAACCGTGCCGCTGATGCGCCCAGAGCGGCAAGGAATAAAGGATATTCCTGCTTCGTACGATATCCTCATTGCCTTTGTGGACGCCGCCAGTGATTCGCCAGTGTTTGAGCATCGCTTTACCCCTGCGGTGCCTACGACAAAATGGTACACAGCACAGCCGATACGCATTGAGAAAGCAGTCGTGATACCTCCCTCTGTGCCAGCAGGCGAGTATGACTTGCGCATTGCGCTGGTGAATCCTGATCTATCACCGGAAGATGCTCAGCGCTATTTCTATCTGGTAAATGTAAGCCAGCACGATGGGAGTGGTAGATATACACTGGGCCATATCGCTGTGCGCAGCGAAGCGATGCCCACACCCGCACCTAGCGCAACACCGATCCCTACGGTGTCCCCCGTGTATACAGGAAATCCTTTGATCAGATTCTTGCGCATGATCTGGGAGTGGCTTTGCAGTCTAATTAGGTATAGATGA
- a CDS encoding HAD family hydrolase has product MRPYLLLDAGWTLLFPDYRVIRQIIVQNGYDVSEERLERLMAEFVRDFDERLRNNGQADFDLFEWVLERAGVDKQHIPSIVSQLLARDAEKSLWTYTYPWVYETLANLSGQGYRMSVISNADGHVAQELDYVGLVRYFEEIFDSHLVGYAKPDPRLFEHALKTLKLHPAECLYVGDVYYVDVLGANQVGIAALHLDRYGLYDGWPGYHIPTVAALPDFLAQNPDLHDERFFPLRPEKVAESLRRHSSG; this is encoded by the coding sequence TTGCGACCTTATCTCTTGCTTGATGCTGGATGGACTCTGCTTTTCCCCGACTATCGCGTCATCCGGCAGATCATAGTGCAAAATGGATACGATGTCTCCGAAGAACGTCTCGAAAGGTTGATGGCTGAGTTCGTCCGGGATTTCGACGAACGCCTGCGAAACAACGGTCAGGCTGATTTTGACCTTTTTGAGTGGGTACTTGAGCGGGCAGGTGTGGATAAGCAGCACATTCCATCGATCGTTAGTCAATTGCTCGCTAGAGATGCTGAAAAGAGCCTATGGACATATACCTACCCCTGGGTATATGAAACGTTGGCAAATCTGTCAGGGCAAGGCTATCGCATGTCAGTTATTTCAAATGCCGACGGGCATGTGGCACAGGAACTGGACTATGTTGGCCTTGTTCGTTACTTTGAGGAGATCTTTGATTCGCATCTCGTTGGCTATGCTAAACCAGATCCTCGCCTCTTTGAGCACGCTTTGAAAACGCTGAAGCTGCATCCAGCTGAGTGCCTCTATGTGGGCGATGTCTATTATGTAGATGTTTTGGGGGCAAACCAAGTGGGCATAGCAGCGCTTCATCTCGACCGCTATGGCCTCTACGATGGCTGGCCGGGCTATCACATCCCGACTGTAGCTGCTTTGCCTGATTTCTTGGCGCAGAACCCTGACTTGCACGATGAGCGTTTCTTCCCCCTGCGCCCGGAGAAAGTAGCAGAGAGTTTACGGCGCCATTCTTCTGGATGA
- the ftsY gene encoding signal recognition particle-docking protein FtsY, translating into MIFQRSHKLQDSLTRTRQSFFGRIAGLFSGGDITEETWEELEALLIAADVGVATTIELVDALREQVARAHIRRADEAQALLKQQMIALLQTNAHRYLEGESKPLSIILVIGVNGSGKTTSIAKLARYHQQRGDRVLLAAGDTFRAAAIEQLAIWAKRLGVELVAHQPGSDPGAVLYDAIHAAQSRGANVLIADTAGRLHTKHNLMQELKKIHNVAARQLPGAPHETVLMLDATTGQNGLAQARTFSEAVQVTGLFLAKLDGTAKGGIVFAVARELSIPIFFVGTGEHAEDIAEFDAAEFVDGLFR; encoded by the coding sequence ATGATTTTTCAGCGTTCACACAAATTGCAAGATAGCCTGACGCGCACGCGGCAGTCTTTTTTTGGCCGCATTGCAGGGCTGTTTTCTGGTGGTGATATAACAGAAGAGACCTGGGAAGAGTTAGAGGCTTTGCTCATCGCCGCCGACGTAGGGGTCGCTACTACGATTGAGTTGGTGGATGCTTTGCGCGAGCAGGTCGCACGGGCGCATATCCGCCGTGCAGATGAGGCACAGGCTTTGCTCAAGCAGCAAATGATTGCTCTGCTGCAAACCAATGCACACCGCTACCTGGAGGGCGAGAGCAAACCTTTATCCATCATATTGGTAATTGGCGTCAACGGATCTGGTAAAACGACCAGCATTGCCAAGCTGGCGCGGTACCATCAACAGCGCGGCGACAGGGTGCTATTGGCTGCGGGCGATACTTTCCGTGCAGCAGCCATTGAGCAATTGGCTATATGGGCCAAGCGTCTAGGCGTGGAATTGGTCGCTCATCAACCAGGCAGTGATCCAGGTGCAGTGCTGTACGATGCGATCCATGCTGCTCAATCACGTGGGGCGAATGTCTTGATTGCGGATACGGCTGGACGCCTGCACACCAAACACAACCTGATGCAAGAACTGAAGAAGATTCACAATGTGGCTGCTCGACAACTGCCTGGTGCACCGCATGAAACAGTCCTCATGCTGGACGCCACCACCGGTCAGAATGGCTTGGCACAGGCGCGTACGTTCAGCGAAGCAGTGCAGGTCACAGGTCTGTTCCTAGCCAAGCTGGATGGCACAGCCAAGGGTGGCATCGTCTTTGCCGTGGCGCGCGAGCTTAGCATTCCTATCTTTTTCGTCGGAACAGGGGAGCATGCTGAGGACATTGCCGAATTTGATGCCGCAGAATTCGTTGACGGCTTGTTCCGATGA
- a CDS encoding zf-HC2 domain-containing protein codes for MFAFIKRWTKTEHEFCQEELSAFLDGQLSQRERQRVERHLKKCSACQRDLVSLQQTVALLRSTPVLKPPRSFFIPVSERAKQKQAQRTRLVYGYLRAATAVATVLLVLVISSDAVLRFATVTSARPMLGATPEARTWQAEPTAMEQVKVLSAPSLAPLPPPEGPTAVPLTMGEAAPQQAPEPIASTEPELLLFAGEPTSVATAEPVVDGQMLEAKALPSQTFARSAGPPPLPAASPEEVPIDSPTAKTTQPSPTTVLVAEAVSTVEPESTETSILPIAELVPSETAVPPTVEPEPTQTPVPPAVESEPTQTPVPPTVEPEPTETPITPTATPLPTETPVLPTATPVPTQVPIAAVGLPSPQPITGEGQASEIPLARPGLWTLLMAMRPLLPWLEWTLGVMAVLLLVITLWLRQAQRSL; via the coding sequence ATGTTCGCCTTTATCAAGCGGTGGACGAAAACCGAACATGAGTTCTGTCAAGAAGAGCTTTCTGCATTTCTCGATGGTCAACTGAGCCAGCGAGAGCGGCAACGCGTGGAAAGACATCTCAAGAAATGCTCAGCATGTCAGAGAGACCTTGTATCTCTGCAGCAGACAGTGGCTTTGCTACGCAGCACGCCAGTGTTAAAGCCGCCCCGTTCTTTCTTCATACCAGTATCAGAAAGGGCTAAGCAGAAGCAAGCACAACGCACTCGCCTGGTCTATGGCTATCTTCGAGCCGCAACGGCAGTAGCAACGGTTTTGTTGGTGCTGGTTATCTCCAGCGATGCAGTATTGCGCTTCGCCACGGTAACATCTGCTCGTCCTATGCTGGGAGCAACACCAGAGGCAAGGACCTGGCAGGCAGAACCGACTGCTATGGAGCAAGTCAAAGTGCTGTCAGCACCGTCGCTAGCTCCTTTGCCCCCTCCGGAAGGACCAACTGCAGTGCCCTTGACCATGGGTGAAGCTGCCCCGCAGCAGGCCCCTGAACCGATTGCCAGCACCGAACCTGAACTATTATTGTTTGCTGGTGAGCCGACTTCCGTGGCGACGGCAGAACCCGTCGTGGATGGTCAAATGCTTGAGGCCAAAGCCTTGCCCTCGCAAACATTTGCCCGCTCTGCTGGACCTCCTCCATTGCCGGCAGCTAGCCCAGAAGAGGTGCCTATCGACTCACCAACTGCTAAGACGACACAGCCATCACCCACAACGGTGCTCGTAGCTGAGGCAGTCTCTACAGTCGAGCCAGAATCAACCGAGACATCCATACTGCCCATAGCTGAGCTAGTGCCAAGCGAGACGGCTGTACCACCCACAGTGGAACCAGAGCCAACTCAGACACCCGTTCCACCCGCAGTCGAGTCAGAGCCAACTCAGACACCCGTTCCACCCACAGTCGAGCCAGAGCCAACCGAGACACCCATAACACCCACAGCGACGCCTTTGCCAACGGAGACGCCCGTACTGCCTACAGCGACGCCGGTGCCGACTCAAGTACCTATAGCGGCTGTGGGGCTACCCTCGCCACAGCCGATAACAGGAGAGGGACAAGCAAGTGAAATACCGCTGGCACGTCCTGGTCTATGGACGCTCCTGATGGCTATGCGTCCGCTGCTGCCTTGGCTAGAGTGGACACTCGGCGTTATGGCTGTCTTGCTGCTGGTCATCACGTTATGGTTGCGCCAAGCCCAGCGTTCGCTATAG
- a CDS encoding sulfurtransferase TusA family protein — protein sequence MKVVDARGLSCPQPVILTRNALQTGELPIEVLVDTVTSRENVRRMAEKSGFQVHIEAVGDEFKLTITK from the coding sequence ATGAAAGTGGTTGATGCACGTGGGCTTTCTTGTCCCCAGCCTGTCATTCTTACCCGGAATGCATTGCAAACAGGCGAACTACCCATTGAGGTGTTGGTTGACACAGTTACCTCGCGGGAAAACGTACGCCGCATGGCCGAGAAGTCTGGTTTTCAGGTACATATCGAGGCAGTTGGGGACGAGTTCAAACTGACTATTACTAAATGA